The following are from one region of the Magallana gigas chromosome 6, xbMagGiga1.1, whole genome shotgun sequence genome:
- the LOC105335021 gene encoding sorting nexin-2 → MADEREPPPFGEDENQKDEDDLFAEASESQENESTPESEPQKVPIKPDVDLFGDDEGEDVALESDEEPPKEEREDKNDIFEDSKPVMAPEPVITPPVKEETPKLPVTQSSTAVEPKVTSRKSTDPPEPENEYTISIKVAEPHKVGDGMGAYMVYKVITKTTIPAFRRAELCVTRRFSDFLGLYSKLHEKHIKTGIIVPPAPEKSVLGMTKVKMSKEESNAADFIQRRRAALERYLNRTATHPVLQIDPDFREFLERDGDLPKATNTSALSGAGVLRLFHKMGDAVEKIAFRMDESDEWFEEKQNQVESLETHLRRLHTSMETLTQHRRELSSMTALFAKSAAMLGTAEEHTALSRALSQLAETEERIETVHADQSDHDFFIMAELCKDYVALLGAVKEVFHERVKSYKSWKEAEATLTKKRENKVKLELARKMDKIPQAEDEISEWVNKVEKGKDDFEKISKAIRKEVARFDKYRVEDFKDSVVNYLEQLMENQKRIMKCWEAFLPEAKAIA, encoded by the exons ATGGCCGATGAAAGAGAACCACCCCCATTTGGCGAAGACGAAAACCAAAAAGATGAAGACGACTTGTTTGCAGAAGCTAGTGAG AGCCAAGAAAATGAAAGCACGCCAGAATCAGAACCTCAAAAAGTGCCAATAAAACCAGACGTTGATTTATTtggag ATGATGAAGGAGAAGATGTTGCGTTAGAATCAGATGAGGAACCCCCAAAGGAAGAGAGGGAAGACAAGAATGATATATTTGAGGACTCTAAGCCTGTGATGGCTCCAGAGCCTGTCATTACCCCTCCCGTCAAGGAGGAGACACCCAAATTACCAGTCACTCAAAGCTCAACCGCAGTGGAACCAAAAGTGACCAGCAGAAAAAGTACTGAT CCTCCTGAACCAGAGAACGAGTACACTATATCCATCAAAGTGGCAGAGCCTCACAAGGTGGGCGATGGAATGGGGGCCTACATGGTGTACAAAGTCATAACAAAG aCAACCATCCCTGCATTTCGCCGAGCTGAGTTGTGTGTGACCAGGCGATTCAGTGATTTCTTGGGCCTCTACAGTAAACTCCATGAGAAGCACATCAAAACAGGAATCATTGTCCCCCCTGCTCCAGAGAAAAGTGTCTTAG GTATGACAAAAGTGAAAATGTCAAAAGAAGAATCTAATGCAGCTGATTTCATACAACGAAGAAGAGCAGCATTAGAAAG GTACCTAAACAGAACAGCCACTCATCCAGTCTTGCAGATTGATCCAGATTTCCGAGAATTCTTGGAGAGAGATGGAGACCTTCCTAAAGCAACAAATACATCAGCCCTGAGTGGAGCAGGAGTGCTAAGACTCTTCCACAAAATGGGTGATGCCGTAGAAAAAATAGCCTTCAGAATGGATGAATCTGATGAG TGGTTTGAAGAGAAACAGAACCAGGTGGAGAGCCTGGAGACCCACCTGAGGCGGCTCCACACCAGCATGGAGACCCTAACCCAGCACAGGAGAG AATTGAGCAGTATGACGGCTTTGTTTGCCAAGAGTGCTGCCATGCTCGGGACAGCAGAGGAGCACACGGCTCTGTCTCGAGCTCTCTCACAGCTTGCCGAGACTGAGGAACGCATAGAGACCGTTCACGCCGACCAATCAGATCACGACTTCTTCATCATGGCTGAGCTGTGCAAAGACTACGTGGCACTGTTGGGAGCTGTAAAG GAAGTGTTTCACGAGCGAGTGAAATCTTACAAATCTTGGAAGGAGGCGGAGGCAACTCTGACCAAAAAACGAGAAAATAAAGTCAAACTAGAACTAGCACGCAAAATGGACAAAATTCCTCAAGCTGAAGATGAGATTTCAGAG TGGGTGAATAAAGTGGAAAAAGGGAAGGACGATTTTGAGAAAATTTCCAAAGCCATCAGGAAGGAGGTTGCCAGATTTGATAAATATAGAGTGGAAGATTTCAAAGACAGTGTTGTAAATTATCTGGAGCAGCTAATGGAGAACCAAAAAAGG ATAATGAAGTGTTGGGAGGCGTTCTTACCGGAAGCCAAGGCCATTGCTTAG
- the LOC105335022 gene encoding cAMP-regulated phosphoprotein 19, with product MSSPDESTNKPTGDDVFVKPATPDLSTAEKMKQEEEKLKKKYPNMKAGVGGSALLSKRLQKNKYFDSGEYNMTRAKMRGSKLPPAAQENMILQEPPGDAIPTPEAIATIRKPSLQQSKLAEHS from the exons ATGAGTTCACCTGATGAAAGCACCAATAAGCCAACAGGAGACGATGTATTCGTTAAACCAGCAACCCCTGATTTGTCCACCGCT gagaaaatgaaacaagaagaggaaaagttaaagaaaaaatacccCAACATGAAGGCTGGTGTTGGTGGTTCTGCACTTCTATCAAAGCGTCTTCAAAAG AACAAGTACTTTGATTCTGGAGAGTACAATATGACAAGGGCAAAAATGAGAGGATCAAAGTTACCGCCTGCAGCGCAGGAAAACATGATCCTTCAGGAGCCCCCAGGAGATGCCATCCCCACCCCAGAGGCCATAGCCACAATTAGGAAACCTTCCCTTCAACAGAGCAAGCTGGCAGAGCATTCATGA
- the LOC105335023 gene encoding ubiquilin-1, with translation MADEESPRITVTVKTPKEKHDVEINQAAGVREFKEEVGKKFSAPIEQLCLIFAGKILKDGDTLAQHGIKDGLTVHLVIKSSNRSQEQAAQRSTTPSSAPTTGSTTGGGAGTETPNLSQTPFGLGGLGGLAGLGNLGMGSHNFMEMQQNMQREMMANPDLMRQMMENPFVQQLMSNPDVMRQMITSNPQMRELMERNPEISHMLNNPELMRQTMELARNPAMLQELMRSQDRAMSNLESIPGGFNALQRMYRDVQEPMMDAAFGNQNPFASLVGQNNSGAPNALQGTENNQPLPNPWAPASTQSSSSPSSPSPATTTSSTAPTSAASMQDMFGSRGMQSLMQQMTQNPQLMENMLQAPYMQSMLQSMSANPEMANQIIGSNPMFAGNPQLQQQVMQQLPTMMQQLQNPEMQALLSNPQALNAVMQIQQGLSTLQSTAPSLFPGVNPGSLPIGGSTPTTNTVATTTAASASTDTTSSSTNSTTTTTTATTSSTGGTTTTPSTAAPGTQQNPEQLSNLMAHMMQLMAGGNQNQPPEQRYAAQLDQLATMGFVDREANIRALQATLGDVNAAIDRLLQQR, from the exons ATGGCTGACGAAGAAAGTCCCAGAATAACAGTAACAGTAAAAACGCCGAAAGAGAAACATGATGTCGAAATTAATCAAGCTGCCGGCGTACGAGAA TTTAAGGAAGAAGTGGGCAAGAAATTTTCAGCACCTATTGAGCAGCTGTGTTTAATATTTGCTGGAAAAATTCTAAAGGATGGAGATACACTGGCCCAGCATGGAATAAAAGATGGACTTACAGTTCATCTAGTGATTAAATCATCCAACAGG TCGCAAGAACAGGCTGCTCAGAGATCCACAACACCCTCCAGCGCACCCACTACAGGG tCAACCACTGGCGGGGGTGCGGGCACCGAGACCCCCAACCTCTCCCAGACTCCCTTTGGACTGGGAGGTTTAGGGGGACTGGCAGGATTAGGAAATCTAGGAATGGGATCACACAATTTTATGGAGATGCAACAAAACATGCAGAGAGAG ATGATGGCCAATCCAGATCTAATGCGACAGATGATGGAGAATCCGTTTGTACAACAGCTGATGTCTAATCCCGACGTAATGAGACAGATGATCACCAGCAACCCACAAATGAGAGAGCTTATGGAG agaaaCCCAGAAATTTCCCACATGTTGAACAACCCTGAATTAATGAGACAG ACCATGGAGTTAGCCAGGAATCCCGCCATGCTCCAGGAGTTAATGAGGTCTCAGGATCGTGCCATGAGTAACTTGGAG AGCATACCAGGAGGATTTAATGCTCTACAGAGGATGTACCGCGATGTACAAGAACCAATGATGGATGCTGCTTTTGGGAATCAAAATCCATTCGCCTCACTTGTCGGTCAAA ACAACTCTGGTGCCCCCAATGCTCTGCAGGGAACAGAAAATAATCAGCCCCTCCCGAATCCCTGGGCCCCAGCCTCCACACAGAGTAGTTCCTCCCCCTCCTCCCCCTCCCCCGCCACCACCACGAGTTCTACAGCACCCACGTCAGCGGCCTCAATGCAGG ACATGTTTGGTAGTCGAGGGATGCAGAGTTTGATGCAGCAGATGACACAGAACCCACAGCTGATGGAGAATATGTTACAGGCACCCTACATGCAGTCAATGCTCCAGTCAATGTCAGCAAACCCAGAGATGGCAAACCAG ATAATTGGGTCAAATCCAATGTTTGCTGGTAACCCTCAACTTCAACAACAGGTGATGCAACAGCTCCCCACTATGATGCAACAg CTGCAGAATCCAGAGATGCAGGCTTTACTGTCCAACCCCCAGGCATTAAATGCTGTGATGCAGATACAGCAGGGACTGAGCACCCTCCAAAGTACTGCGCCCTCACTTTTTCCAGG AGTGAACCCTGGGTCCTTGCCTATCGGTGGATCGACTCCCACAACAAACACAGTGGCCACAACAACAGCAGCATCAGCCTCCACGGACACCACGAGCTCCTCCACCAATTCTACCACCACCACCACAACAGCCACAACATCCTCCACAGGTGGTACAACTACCACACCCTCTACAGCGGCACCTGGCACGCAACAGAATCCTGAACAACTCTCCAACCTCATGGCACACATGATGCAGTTAATGGCGGGTGGTAACCAG aatCAGCCCCCTGAGCAGAGGTATGCAGCTCAGCTGGATCAGCTAGCCACAATGGGATTTGTTGACAGAGAGGCCAACATTAGAG CTCTTCAGGCTACACTGGGAGATGTAAATGCTGCAATAGACAGACTGCTACAACAGCGATGA